In Thermodesulfobacteriota bacterium, the following proteins share a genomic window:
- the tatA gene encoding twin-arginine translocase TatA/TatE family subunit, with the protein MFGLGLPELIIILIIVLIIFGAKKLPEIGGGLGQGIRNFRDATSKVDKEDQKKIEKEQTTDSEKK; encoded by the coding sequence ATGTTTGGACTCGGCCTGCCAGAACTGATCATTATCCTGATAATTGTGCTTATTATATTCGGCGCTAAGAAACTGCCCGAAATCGGCGGCGGCCTCGGTCAGGGCATCCGCAACTTCAGAGATGCCACGTCCAAAGTGGACAAGGAAGATCAGAAAAAGATCGAAAAAGAGCAAACGACCGACAGCGAGAAGAAATAA